GCCCGTGGCGATCTGCTTGGTGGCGCTCGCGATCGAGTCGGCGGAGGTCTTGATGTTGCCGATGGTGCCGGTCAGATGCTGCTGCATCCGCGCCATGGCGAACAGCATGCTGCCCCGGTCGTCCTGACGGGTCCGCACCTGCACCGCGAGGTCGCCGCCGGCGATGCGGCGCGCGATTTCGGTGGCATAGGCGGGTTCGCCGCCCAGTCCGCGCTGCACGTTGCGGATGATGAGGGACATGGCCAGCGTCACCACGCTACCCACGGCCAGGATGACGATCAGGTTGGCGGTCAGCGAATGGACATAGGCCGCGTCCACTTCCTGCAGGAACACCGCGCTGGAAATGTTCCAGTCCCACGGGGCGAAGCGCTTGACGTAGCCGATCTTGGGCAGGGCCGCATCGCTGCCCGGCTGACGGCCCTGGTATTCGGCAAAGCCGTAGCCTTTGTCCTTGGCGGCATTGACGATGGTCGGGTAGACCGGTTTTCCGGTCGGGTCCTTGAATTGGGCGGTGCTCTTGCCGACCATGTCGGCCAGCGTCGGGTGCATCTGCAGGATCAGTTGCGAATCCACCACGAACAGGTAGCCCGCGGTGCCGTAGCGCATCGACGCCAGCGTCGCGAGGGCGGTCTTCTTGGCCTCGTCCTCACCCATGGCGCCGGACTGTACCTTCGCGTGATACAGCTTGGCGACGCCCTCGGCGGCGTCCACCAGGTTCTGCAGGCCCATCTTGCGCTCATCCAGCATGGTGGCGCGGGTTTCCATCGCACTCCAGACGCCCACGCCGACCAGGCCCAGCCACATCAGGGCCAGCGCCAGTCGCAATTTGGCTTTGAGTGTCCACGGTCGCATGTTGGGCGTTCTCCACTTGTCTTGCCCACATGGGCATCCCCCCGTCCGGTGTAACGGC
The sequence above is drawn from the Ralstonia solanacearum K60 genome and encodes:
- a CDS encoding methyl-accepting chemotaxis protein produces the protein MRPWTLKAKLRLALALMWLGLVGVGVWSAMETRATMLDERKMGLQNLVDAAEGVAKLYHAKVQSGAMGEDEAKKTALATLASMRYGTAGYLFVVDSQLILQMHPTLADMVGKSTAQFKDPTGKPVYPTIVNAAKDKGYGFAEYQGRQPGSDAALPKIGYVKRFAPWDWNISSAVFLQEVDAAYVHSLTANLIVILAVGSVVTLAMSLIIRNVQRGLGGEPAYATEIARRIAGGDLAVQVRTRQDDRGSMLFAMARMQQHLTGTIGNIKTSADSIASATKQIATGNADLSQRTEEQASSLEETASSMEELTSIVKQNADNARQASTLAVNASGIAAKGGEVVGRVVETMAGINDSSKKIADIIGVIEGIAFQTNILALNAAVEAARAGEQGRGFAVVAGEVRGLAQRSAGAAKEIKVLISDSVGRVENGTTLVAEAGTVIDEVVVAVKRVTDIMSEISAASDEQSSGIEQVNQAVNQMDEVTQQNAALVEEAAAAALSLEEQAQLLRDAVASFRTA